The DNA region GGAGGAGCTTCTCGAACCGGGCGATCGGATCGCGCTTCGCCTCTTCCTGGCGCTCCTTCTCCGGCTTGTAGTTCTTCTCGTCATCGGACAGCGAGTGCGAGTAGGGGCGCACGACGTGCGCCTGGATCAGCGCCGGCCCCTCGCGCCGGCGGCGCATGTCGCCCACCACCTCCGACAGCAGCCGGTAGCTTTCCAGCGCGTCGGTGCCGTCCAGCTCTTCGTAGCGCAGGTTGGGCCAGTCTTTGACCAGCCCCTTGATCGTCCCGCCGGCGGTCTGCACCTCCACCGGCACCGAGATGGCGTACTTGTTGTCCTGGATCAGATAGAGGACCGGCAGCTTCAGGTTGCAGGCGGTATTGAGCGACTCCCAGAACTCTCCTTCGCTGGTGGAGCCCTCGCCGCCCGAGACGTAGGTGATCTCGTCGGATTGATGCTTGAGGCCGCGCTCCTGGCACTCGCGCACCGCGGCGATGTAGCGCCCCGCCTGCGCGCAGCCGACGCTCTGGAGGTATTGCGTGCCGGTGCAGGATGATTTGGAGACGACGTTCAGCCGGGGATGCCCCCAGTGCGACGGCATCTGGCGGCCGCCCGAGTTCGGGTCGGCGGCGCAGCCGAGGGCCTCCATCTGGATCTCCTTGGGAGTCATGCCCAGCTGGAGCATCAGGGCCTGGTCGCGGTAGTAGGCGTAGAACCAGTCGTGCCCCGGCTTCAGGACCATTCCCGCGGCCGTCAGGACCGCCTCGTGGCCGGCCCCGGCGATCTGGAAGAAGATCTGGTTTTGCCGCTTCAGCTGGATCTGTTTGTCGTCCAGGCGGCGCGACAGGATCATGTTGCGGTACATCGCCAGCAGCGAGGCGCGGTCCAGGCCGATCTCCTTCAGCTCGGCGGACAGTCCGCGCGTGGTCTTGTTCTTCATTCCTGATCTCCTTGCCCGGCGGTGACGCCGCCTTCCGCTTCCTCGGGTTTGGGGGGATGGAGCTCGCGGCTTGCGAGGGCCTCGGCTGCCGCGGCATCGACTTCCCGGACGATTTCGTCTTCCACCGATTCGAGCTTCGCGGGAGAAATTCTACCATTCCGGACCCCCTCTGTCGCCACGCCGGTCAGCCAGGCCTCGTAGCAGCCGATCGGATCGCGCAGTCCCCAGGAGCGGAAGACATTGGGGGGGAAGAGGGACCGGGCTTCCTGCTCGTCGTGAGTGGCGTGCCCTCCCATGCGAAAGGTGTGGGCCGTCAGGATGACCGGTCCCCGGCCCTGACGGCAGAGATCCGCGGCCAGCCTCGTGGCCGCATAGACGTCGAGAACGTTGTTGCCGTCGCAGACGATTCCGGCGGCCCCATAGGAGGAGGCCAGGTCTTCCAGGTCGCCGCGCTGATGCTCTTCCAGCGCCGTGCCGAGCGCCACGCGGTTGTCCTGCAGGACGATGATCAAGGGCAGATGCTGCACCGCCGCCAGGTTGAACCCCTCGTGGAACTCCGCGGTGTGCGAGGCGCCGTCACCCACCCAGGTCAGGGCCAGGTGCGGGTCGGAGCGCAGCTTGAAGGCCAGCGCGGCGCCTGCGAAGACGGGGACCAGCGAGGCGACGAAGGAGATGGGGGGAAGGACGCCCTTCTCCGGGTCGCCGGTGTGCAGGTCCCGGCCGCGGGTGATCTGATCGCGCGTCCCGAGGTAGGCCTTGAGCATCTGGGCGACCGGCATGCCGCGCTCGTGGCAGGCGCCGGCGTTGCGGATCATCGGCCCCACCAGGTCCCCCTCGCGCAGGGCGTGGGCGTTGCCCACCGCCACCGCCTCCTCGCCGGTACCCAGCCAGGCCTTCGAGAGGACTCCCTGGCGCACCCAGCGCTTGAGCGCGATGTCGTGCAGGCGCGCGCGCAGCAACCCGGCGTACAGCGCGAGAAGGGTCTTCTCCTCCAGCGCGGCGATCAGCTTCCAGCGTTTCTTGTCGCGGCGCAGCGTTGCGGCGAAGCCGCGGACCACGGCCGGGTCCGGCTTCCAGGCGACGTATTCGGGGGGGTCGAACGCGGGGTAGCGCTTCACGCCCGGAATGATACCGCAAGCTGTTTCACGGCGGTGAGCAGGCGGTCGATCTCGGCGGGGAGATTGTAGATGGCGGTGGAGACGCGCACCGCGTCCAGCTCCGGGACGGGCCGGACGACGCACTGCGGCTTGTCGGCCAGGAAGTCGGATGCCGCCTTGTGGGGGATTCCTTCCATGGAGAAGGCGGTCAGACCGCCGGAGCGGCCCGGCTCCAGGGGGGTCAGGATTCTGACCTTCGGGATCGTCTTCAGCCCGTCGCGCAGGCGCGCGGAGAGGGCCTGGATCCGCTCCCAGGCCCGCTCGGTCCCAATGCGGTTGTGGAACTCGATCGCCGAGCCTTGCGCCAGGACCTCCGCCAGGTTCCGCGTCCCGAAATCGTCGTAGCGTCGCGCCGTCTTGCCGCTGAATCCGGTGCCGGTGAAAACGCGCGGAGCGATCCGCTCGCGCGCCGCCGGGGACACGTAGAGCAACCCCGTGCCGGGAGGGGCCATGAGCCACTTGTGCGACGAGGAGGCATAAGTGTCGCAACCGAGAGCGCGAAGATCCAGCGGCATCATCCCGGGCGGATGGGCGCCATCGACGCAGAAGAGGAGATTGCGCCGGCGCGCGATGGTGGCGACGCGATCGAGCGGGAGGAGGTGCCCGCTGCCGAAAGTGACGTGCGGCAGTGCCAGCACGCGGGTCTTCGGCGTAATCGCCGCTTCGAGCCGCCCGAGGAAGGCCCCGTCGGTCTCGGGCGGCATCGGCAAGGGAACGGCGATGCGCCGGATGCCGCGCGTCTCCAGGAACTGCCAGACGCCTGCGCCCCCCGGGTGCTCCTGGTCGGTAGTGATCACTTCATCTCCCGCGGCGAGGCTCAGCCCCATACCTACGGTGCTGACTCCTTCCGTGGTATTGCGGGTCAGCGCCACGTCATCGGGCGCCGCGCCCAGCAAGGCGGCGGCATGGGAGCGCACCTCCTCCAGCCGGGCCCCCAGAGGTCCCCACATCTGCGGCGCGGGGCTGGCCGCGAGCTGGTGCGCGAAGCCGGCGAGATCCCGGAGAACGGGTAACGGAGTCGGTCCGAGCGAGCCGTTGTTGAAGTAGGCGACCTCCGAGGGCAGCGCGAAGCAGCGGCGCACCGCGCTCCAGAACTCCTCGTCCTTGCGATCGCCGAAGCCCGCGAGATCGGGAAGCGGCTGCGTGGCGGCTGTCTGGGCGGCCTTCAGGAGCTGGCCCTGCAGGGGGAGCGCGGCCAGTGTCCCGAGTCCCCAGCGCAGCGCGTCTCTGCGAGAAGTGCTCAAGGAGGACGATGTCCCCGGTACGCGGCGCCGTTGCAGCGCTCCACCACGAGGCGGTGGATCTCCTCGAATTCCTCGACCGAATCGATCACGAAGCGATCCGATCCGCGCACTTCGAGAAAGAGGGCCGAAGGATTGTCCTCCTTCCTTCCGAAGCGCAAGGCGCGATGAGCATGGATCGAGACGATCTCGGGCCAGACGACCGAGCGATCCAACGACAGCCCCATCCGCGCCAGGAGCGGATTGGCGTAGCGGATGCCGCTGTCGTCGATCAGGAAGCGATCCCCCAGGTTGAGGAGCGAGACGAACAGGGAGACGCCGATGAAACATGCGAGGAAAATGCCCGGAAAGCTGACGAACCGCCCGCCGGAAGTCAGGTACGAGATTTCCAGAAGCGTGAACAGCACCAGGCAGCCCAATGCCAGAGCGCGGGTTCCTGCAGAGCGGCGGTAGATTCTCACGCCGACCTATCCCGGAGGCCAGCTGAAGGCCCTGCCTCCTAGAAGATGGAAGTGGATGTGAAACACCGACTGGCCGGCGCTTGCCAGGCAGTTCGCCACCAGCCGGTAACCTTTCTCTTTGAGCCCCTGCTCGCCGGCAACCTTGGTGGCGGCCAGCAGGACGTGGCCGAGGAGCTGCTCCTCCTCGGCAGAGGTATCGTTGAGCGTATCGAAGTGTGCTTTGGGGATGATCAGCGCATGGACCGGCGCCTGTGGATTGACGTCGGCGAAGGCGACCACCAGACGGTCCTCGTACAGGATCTTCGCGGGGATTTCCTTGCGCGCGATGCGGCAGAACAGACAGTCGGCCATCGGCATTGCCTCCTGGTTCAGCGGATGCGCTCGATGTCGGCGCCGATCCGCTGCAGCTTCTCCTCGATGCGCTCGTAACCCCGATCCAGATGATACGCCCGGTCCACCACCGTCTCCCCCTGGGCCACCAGTCCCGCCACGATCAGGCAGGCGGAGGCGCGCAGGTCGGTGGCCATCAGCTGGGCCCCCGCCAGCGGCGTGGGGCCGCGGACCACGGCGGTGCGGCCGTTGATCTCGATTTGCGCCCCCATGCGGCGCAGCTCCCCGACGTGCATGAAGCGATTCTCGAAAATCGATTCGGTGATGGTCGAGCTGCCCGCAGCCTGCGTCATCAGGGCCATGTACTGCGCCTGCAGGTCGGTCGGGAAGGCCGGATAGGGAAGGGTGATCAGGTTGCCGGGACGCAAGGGCCCATCGGGGCGCACCTCGATTGCCGACGAGCCGACCTCCAGCTTCACGCCCACGTCGCGCAGCTTCTCGAGAACGGCCCCCAGGTGCTCCGGCCGGCAGTGCTCCACCCGCACCGCGCCGCGGGTGATGGCGGCCGCCATCAGGAAAGTCCCCGCCTCGATCCGATCCGGGATCACGTCGTGCTCGGCCCCGTGCAGCGCCTCGACTCCTTCGATCACGATGGTGGCGGTGCCGGCCCCCGAAACCTTTGCCCCCATCGCCGTGAGCAGGGCGGCGAGATCCTCGACCTCGGGCTCCTGGGCGACGTTGCGCAGGGTGGTGCGTCCTTTGGCGTGGGTGGCCGCCATCATCAGGTTTTCCGTTCCGGTGACCGTCTTCGACTCGAACGTGATGTCGGCGCCGCGCAGCGACCCCCCCTCGGCGACGATGTAGCCGTGCTCCACCTCGATGCGCGCGCCCAGCTTGCGCAGCGCCGCGATGTGAAGGTCGACCGGCCGGGCCCCGATGGCGCAGCCGCCGGGCAGCGAGACGCGGGCGGCGCCGTGCCGGGCCAGCAGCGGGCCGAGGACCAGCACCGAGGCGCGCATCGTTTTGACCAGCTCGTAAGGAGCCTCGGGGGACTGAATCGCCGGGACGCGGATCCGCAGCTTCGTCCCATCGCGCTCCAGGTCGGTGGCGCCCAGGCGCTGCAGGACGCGCAGCATCGTGGCGACGTCGCGCACATTCGGCGCGTTATCGAGGATGACCGGCTCGGAAGTGAGCAGGGAGGCTGCCATGGCGGGCAGTACCGCGTTCTTGGCGCCGCTGACGGGCAGGGATCCCTGAAGAGGTTTGCCGCCCCTAATCCGAATCTTTTCCATGAATCAGCCGGATCTCCGATGCGCGCCGCGGCTTTCTCACGCGCGGGATTATACCCTCAGGATCCTTGACAAGGTCACAAACGACGCCGATAATCCGCCAGCCTGCCGGGTCCC from Candidatus Polarisedimenticolia bacterium includes:
- a CDS encoding thiamine pyrophosphate-dependent dehydrogenase E1 component subunit alpha codes for the protein MKNKTTRGLSAELKEIGLDRASLLAMYRNMILSRRLDDKQIQLKRQNQIFFQIAGAGHEAVLTAAGMVLKPGHDWFYAYYRDQALMLQLGMTPKEIQMEALGCAADPNSGGRQMPSHWGHPRLNVVSKSSCTGTQYLQSVGCAQAGRYIAAVRECQERGLKHQSDEITYVSGGEGSTSEGEFWESLNTACNLKLPVLYLIQDNKYAISVPVEVQTAGGTIKGLVKDWPNLRYEELDGTDALESYRLLSEVVGDMRRRREGPALIQAHVVRPYSHSLSDDEKNYKPEKERQEEAKRDPIARFEKLLLEEGLADEAFLTRMRESVDAEINEQTDQAAAEARPGTDTIYDFVYSPDVDPTSDDFATEPKTEGDPKTMVDLLNACLKDEMAHDPRIVIF
- a CDS encoding thiamine pyrophosphate-dependent dehydrogenase E1 component subunit alpha; its protein translation is MKRYPAFDPPEYVAWKPDPAVVRGFAATLRRDKKRWKLIAALEEKTLLALYAGLLRARLHDIALKRWVRQGVLSKAWLGTGEEAVAVGNAHALREGDLVGPMIRNAGACHERGMPVAQMLKAYLGTRDQITRGRDLHTGDPEKGVLPPISFVASLVPVFAGAALAFKLRSDPHLALTWVGDGASHTAEFHEGFNLAAVQHLPLIIVLQDNRVALGTALEEHQRGDLEDLASSYGAAGIVCDGNNVLDVYAATRLAADLCRQGRGPVILTAHTFRMGGHATHDEQEARSLFPPNVFRSWGLRDPIGCYEAWLTGVATEGVRNGRISPAKLESVEDEIVREVDAAAAEALASRELHPPKPEEAEGGVTAGQGDQE
- a CDS encoding aminotransferase class V-fold PLP-dependent enzyme; amino-acid sequence: MSTSRRDALRWGLGTLAALPLQGQLLKAAQTAATQPLPDLAGFGDRKDEEFWSAVRRCFALPSEVAYFNNGSLGPTPLPVLRDLAGFAHQLAASPAPQMWGPLGARLEEVRSHAAALLGAAPDDVALTRNTTEGVSTVGMGLSLAAGDEVITTDQEHPGGAGVWQFLETRGIRRIAVPLPMPPETDGAFLGRLEAAITPKTRVLALPHVTFGSGHLLPLDRVATIARRRNLLFCVDGAHPPGMMPLDLRALGCDTYASSSHKWLMAPPGTGLLYVSPAARERIAPRVFTGTGFSGKTARRYDDFGTRNLAEVLAQGSAIEFHNRIGTERAWERIQALSARLRDGLKTIPKVRILTPLEPGRSGGLTAFSMEGIPHKAASDFLADKPQCVVRPVPELDAVRVSTAIYNLPAEIDRLLTAVKQLAVSFRA
- a CDS encoding histidine triad nucleotide-binding protein; translated protein: MADCLFCRIARKEIPAKILYEDRLVVAFADVNPQAPVHALIIPKAHFDTLNDTSAEEEQLLGHVLLAATKVAGEQGLKEKGYRLVANCLASAGQSVFHIHFHLLGGRAFSWPPG
- the murA gene encoding UDP-N-acetylglucosamine 1-carboxyvinyltransferase; the protein is MEKIRIRGGKPLQGSLPVSGAKNAVLPAMAASLLTSEPVILDNAPNVRDVATMLRVLQRLGATDLERDGTKLRIRVPAIQSPEAPYELVKTMRASVLVLGPLLARHGAARVSLPGGCAIGARPVDLHIAALRKLGARIEVEHGYIVAEGGSLRGADITFESKTVTGTENLMMAATHAKGRTTLRNVAQEPEVEDLAALLTAMGAKVSGAGTATIVIEGVEALHGAEHDVIPDRIEAGTFLMAAAITRGAVRVEHCRPEHLGAVLEKLRDVGVKLEVGSSAIEVRPDGPLRPGNLITLPYPAFPTDLQAQYMALMTQAAGSSTITESIFENRFMHVGELRRMGAQIEINGRTAVVRGPTPLAGAQLMATDLRASACLIVAGLVAQGETVVDRAYHLDRGYERIEEKLQRIGADIERIR